One window from the genome of Nicotiana tomentosiformis chromosome 5, ASM39032v3, whole genome shotgun sequence encodes:
- the LOC104091042 gene encoding uncharacterized protein, giving the protein MSRCFPFPPRGYEKKLRPEEGDLLKEEKRKEKKHKKEKKDKEKREGKEKRDKDKSDGKHREKKEKKDKHRDKKEKHKDKKKDKDRDKEKSSISEEARVAALPGPSTGGKLHERDEHKDRHISSDKGRDEHQLRDRDRNISPDKGRDEHQLRDRDRNISSEKSKHPDQFHIQLGLSAVETEDSKFVQELDRRIRDAEKGAQSQLAERFPVECKRDEETGRVRIKDSGNLAQHKEKNKEKGFVNNKMDGQAFRGELKIGANAIPPSLSTMAKSKFEGIPRPLEENVEKSREEKQKPKERRDDKPREKNKDKDREKKSHGKQKDKEKEKKKEEKAKGKSEHKKSQEDTSRDINKNDFVGLTNNKLPLISKESIAGTVNVGINRKRKDVETNGFLHESELRPAKLLRPSSSQQPTQNGKTFDTHPKADLFSSSKQEVATDVKVENKKHKVNGGIEGLPLFSAEAKASSIIPGADQIAEASKRSPHPDSKFLSQILAVPKVDDWSGFDDQEWLLGSKRTPAKKAETCPDEVNKEHWVWSEALQIEAADVCALPYVIPY; this is encoded by the exons ATGTCGCGCTGCTTTCCGTTTCCACCACGGGGATATGAAAAGAAGCTTAGACCAGAGGAGGGTGACTTATTGAAAGAG GAGAAAAGGAAGGAGAAAAaacataaaaaggaaaagaaagacaAGGAAAAGAGAGAAGGTAAAGAAAAAAGGGATAAAGACAAAAGTGATGGGAAACAcagagaaaagaaagagaaaaaggaTAAACACAGGGACAAGAAGGAAAAGCACAAGGACAAAAAGAAGGACAAGGACAGGGATAAAGAGAAAAGCAGCATCTCTGAGGAGGCTAGAGTTGCCGCTCTACCTGGGCCTTCTACTGGAGGGAAACTTCACGAGAGAGATGAACATAAAGATAGACACATTAGCTCAGATAAAGGGAGAGATGAACATCAGCTCAGAGATAGGGATAGAAACATCAGCCCAGATAAAGGGAGAGATGAACATCAGCTCAGAGATAGGGATAGAAACATCAGCTCAGAGAAAAGCAAGCACCCCGATCAGTTTCACATCCAGCTTGGCCTCTCTGCTGTTGAGACAGAGGATTCAAAATTTGTGCAAGAGTTGGACAGGAGGATCAGAGATGCAGAGAAGGGTGCTCAAAGTCAGTTGGCGGAGAGATTTCCAGTTGAGTGCAAAAGGGATGAAGAGACAGGCAGGGTGCGCATCAAGGATTCTGGAAATTTGGCTCAACACAAGGAAAAGAACAAAGAGAAAGGATTTGTTAACAATAAGATGGATGGGCAAGCTTTCAGGGGTGAACTTAAAATTGGAGCTAATGCAATACCTCCCAGCCTTTCTACAATGGCAAAAAGCAAATTTGAAGGAATCCCCAGGCCATTGGAAGAAAATGTTGAGAAGTCAAGAGAGGAAAAACAAAAACCTAAAGAAAGACGTGATGACAAACCAAGAGAGAAAAACAAGGATAAAGATAGGGAAAAGAAAAGTCATGGAAAGCAGAAAGACaaggaaaaagagaagaaaaaggaagagaaGGCAAAGGGCAAAAGTGAACACAAGAAAAGCCAGGAGGATACATCAAGAGATATCAATAAGAATGACTTTGTTGGTCTTACTAACAATAAACTTCCACTTATATCCAAGGAAAGCATTGCTGGTACAGTCAACGTGGGAATTAACAGAAAGAGGAAGGATGTTGAAACTAATGGTTTCCTGCATG AGAGTGAACTCAGGCCTGCTAAATTGCTACGGCCGTCATCCTCTCAGCAGCCAACACAGAATGGAAAGACATTTGACACACACCCAAAAGCAGACCTGTTTTCCTCCAGTAAACAGGAAGTTGCTACTGATGTTAAAGTGGAAAACAAGAAGCACAAGGTGAATGGTGGTATAGAAGGCCTGCCATTATTCAGTGCTGAGGCAAAGGCTTCATCCATCATTCCTGGTGCTGATCAAATAGCCGAAGCATCTAAAAGATCTCCTCATCCCGATTCCAAGTTTTTAAGCCAGATACTCGCAGTTCCTAAGGTGGACGATTGGTCTGGGTTTGATGACCAGGAATGGTTGTTGGGAAGCAAAAGAACTCCGGCTAAGAAAGCTGAGACGTGTCCAGATGAAGTCAATAAGGAACATTGGGTATGGTCTGAAGCTTTGCAAATAGAGGCTGCTGATGTTTGTGCTCTGCCATATGTTATACCTTATTGA
- the LOC104091043 gene encoding glycine-rich RNA-binding protein 2, mitochondrial-like yields MAFYNKLGGLLRQSISGNAVSATSPMPSMLDAVRCMSTKLFVGGLSWGTDDQSLRDAFATFGDVVDARVIVDRDSGRSRGFGFVNFSDDESANEAIKAMDGQELQGRNIRVSIAQERAPRSGGFGGSGGGFGGGYGQARDNDGY; encoded by the exons ATGGCTTTCTACAACAAACTCGGTGGTCTTTTGAGGCAGAGCATTTCTGGAAATGCAGTAAGTGCAACATCACCAATGCCGTCAATGCTTGATGCCGTCCGTTGCATGTCGACGAAGCTTTTCGTTGGTG GTCTTTCCTGGGGAACTGATGATCAGTCACTGAGAGATGCCTTTGCTACCTTTGGTGATGTTGTTGATG CGAGGGTAATCGTTGACAGAGATTCTGGCAGATCAAGGGGATTTGGATTTGTGAACTTCTCAGATGatgaaagtgccaatgaggctatcAAAGCAATGGATGGTCAG GAACTCCAGGGAAGGAATATTCGTGTTAGTATTGCCCAAGAGAGAGCTCCTCGAAGTGGTGGTTTTGGCGGCTCCGGTGGTGGATTTGGTGGCGGCTATGGTCAAGCTAGAGACAATGATGGATACTAA